The following are encoded in a window of Sinorhizobium sojae CCBAU 05684 genomic DNA:
- a CDS encoding aspartate kinase has protein sequence MARIVMKFGGTSVADLDRIHNVARHVKREVDAGHEVAVVVSAMSGKTNELVGWVDNMPKVAGSNAPFYDAREYDAVVASGEQVTSGLLAIALQSKGVNARSWQGWQIPIRTDNAHGAARILDIDGSDIIRRMGEGQVAVVAGFQGLGPDNRLATLGRGGSDTSAVAIAAAVKADRCDIYTDVDGVYTTDPRVEPKARRLKKIAFEEMLEMASLGAKVLQVRSVELAMVHKVRTFVRSSFEDPDAPGMGDLLNPPGTLICDEDEIVEQEVVTGIAYAKDEAQISLRRLADRPGVSAAIFGPLAEAHINVDMIVQNISEDGSKTDMTFTVPSGDVNKALKVLSESKETIGYDVVQSESGLVKVSVIGIGMRSHAGVAASAFRALAEKGINIKAITTSEIKISILIDGPYAELAVRTLHSVYGLDKS, from the coding sequence ATGGCACGCATCGTGATGAAATTCGGCGGGACTTCCGTCGCAGATTTGGACCGCATCCACAATGTCGCCCGCCATGTAAAACGCGAAGTCGATGCCGGCCACGAGGTTGCAGTCGTCGTTTCGGCCATGTCCGGCAAGACCAACGAACTCGTTGGCTGGGTCGACAACATGCCGAAGGTCGCCGGCTCCAACGCCCCGTTCTACGATGCGCGCGAATATGATGCGGTCGTCGCCTCCGGTGAACAGGTGACCTCGGGCCTGCTCGCCATTGCGCTGCAGTCCAAGGGCGTGAATGCCCGGTCCTGGCAGGGTTGGCAGATCCCGATCCGCACGGACAACGCCCATGGTGCCGCCCGCATTCTCGATATCGACGGCTCCGACATCATCCGCCGCATGGGTGAGGGGCAGGTGGCGGTCGTTGCCGGTTTCCAAGGGCTCGGCCCCGACAATCGCTTGGCTACGCTCGGCCGCGGTGGTTCCGACACGTCCGCCGTCGCGATCGCGGCTGCCGTCAAGGCCGACCGATGCGACATCTACACCGATGTCGACGGCGTCTATACGACCGATCCCCGCGTCGAGCCGAAGGCGCGGCGACTGAAGAAGATCGCCTTCGAAGAAATGCTGGAAATGGCGTCCCTCGGCGCCAAGGTGCTGCAGGTGCGCTCCGTCGAGCTCGCGATGGTGCACAAGGTGCGCACTTTCGTGCGCTCGTCTTTCGAGGATCCCGATGCGCCGGGCATGGGTGACCTTCTGAACCCGCCCGGAACGCTGATTTGTGATGAGGATGAGATCGTGGAACAGGAAGTCGTAACCGGCATTGCCTATGCCAAGGATGAAGCCCAGATCTCGCTGCGCCGCCTGGCCGACCGGCCGGGTGTCTCCGCCGCGATCTTCGGGCCGCTCGCGGAAGCGCATATCAATGTCGACATGATCGTTCAGAACATTTCGGAAGACGGCTCCAAGACGGACATGACCTTCACGGTGCCGTCCGGCGACGTCAACAAGGCGCTGAAGGTGCTTTCCGAAAGCAAGGAGACGATCGGCTACGACGTGGTTCAGTCGGAATCCGGTCTCGTCAAGGTCTCCGTCATCGGCATCGGCATGCGCAGCCATGCGGGTGTCGCCGCCTCGGCCTTCCGGGCGCTCGCCGAGAAGGGCATCAACATCAAGGCGATCACCACCTCTGAAATCAAGATTTCCATCCTGATCGACGGACCTTATGCCGAATTGGCCGTTCGCACTTTGCATTCCGTCTACGGTCTGGATAAGAGTTAA
- a CDS encoding dihydrofolate reductase family protein, with protein sequence MRKVIMWDMVSVDGFFEAPGHDIGWFVFEDELAAYIGETQLEAGTLLFGRVTYELMAAYWPSAEGEIATFMNNVEKFVFSRTLQSADWNNTTLVSGDAVAEVEQLKQRDGGTIFIYGSADFAATLTAKGLVDEYRLGINPVLLGEGTPLFQNIPERTKLVLTHVRPLKSGVVILHYLPARD encoded by the coding sequence ATGCGCAAGGTCATCATGTGGGACATGGTCAGCGTCGACGGCTTCTTCGAGGCTCCCGGCCACGACATCGGCTGGTTCGTCTTCGAGGACGAGCTTGCCGCCTATATCGGAGAGACGCAGCTTGAAGCCGGCACGCTTCTCTTCGGCCGCGTCACCTATGAACTGATGGCCGCCTACTGGCCCTCGGCCGAGGGAGAGATCGCCACTTTCATGAACAACGTCGAGAAGTTCGTCTTTTCCAGAACTCTCCAAAGCGCCGATTGGAACAACACGACGCTCGTTTCCGGCGATGCCGTCGCCGAGGTCGAGCAACTGAAACAGCGCGACGGCGGCACGATCTTTATCTACGGCAGCGCCGATTTCGCGGCGACGCTGACAGCCAAGGGCTTGGTCGACGAATACCGCCTCGGCATCAATCCGGTGCTGCTCGGCGAAGGAACGCCCCTCTTCCAGAATATTCCCGAACGCACGAAACTGGTGCTCACTCATGTCCGGCCGCTGAAGTCCGGCGTCGTTATCCTGCACTACCTGCCCGCGCGGGACTGA
- the prfA gene encoding peptide chain release factor 1, with product MAKLPLEKMRELERRFGEIEARMSAGPSADVYVKLASEYSELEPVVTKIRAYHKAEDELADIDALLDDRSTDKDMRDLAEMERPELEETIEALEQEIHILLLPKDAADEKSAILEIRAGTGGSEAALFAGDLFRMYERYAASKGWRVEVLSASDGEAGGYKEIIATVSGRGVFSRLKFESGVHRVQRVPETEASGRIHTSAATVAVLPEAEEIDIEIRPEHIRIDTMRSSGAGGQHVNTTDSAVRVTHLPTGIVVTSSEKSQHQNRAKAMQVLRSRLYDMERQRAENERSTDRKNQVGSGDRSERIRTYNFPQGRVTDHRINLTLYKLDRMMEGEIDEVVDALLADYHASQLALLGEKQN from the coding sequence GTGGCAAAGCTTCCCCTTGAAAAGATGCGCGAACTCGAACGACGATTCGGCGAAATCGAGGCTCGCATGTCCGCCGGGCCCTCGGCCGACGTCTATGTGAAGCTCGCGTCGGAATATTCCGAACTAGAGCCCGTGGTGACGAAGATCCGCGCCTATCACAAGGCCGAGGACGAGCTTGCCGACATCGATGCTTTGCTTGACGACCGGTCAACGGACAAGGACATGCGCGATCTTGCGGAGATGGAGCGCCCGGAGCTCGAGGAAACGATCGAAGCGCTCGAGCAGGAAATCCATATACTGTTGCTTCCGAAGGATGCGGCAGATGAGAAAAGCGCGATTCTCGAGATCCGCGCCGGCACCGGCGGCTCGGAAGCGGCACTCTTTGCTGGCGATCTCTTCCGCATGTACGAGCGGTACGCCGCGAGCAAAGGCTGGCGCGTGGAGGTGCTTTCGGCAAGTGATGGCGAAGCCGGCGGCTACAAGGAAATCATCGCGACCGTCTCGGGGCGCGGTGTTTTCTCGCGGCTGAAATTCGAATCAGGCGTCCATCGGGTGCAGCGCGTGCCGGAGACGGAGGCGAGCGGCCGCATTCACACGTCGGCGGCAACCGTGGCGGTGCTTCCAGAGGCCGAGGAGATCGACATAGAGATCCGGCCGGAGCATATCCGCATCGACACGATGCGCTCATCAGGCGCCGGCGGCCAGCACGTCAATACGACGGACTCGGCCGTCCGCGTCACGCATCTGCCGACCGGCATCGTGGTTACGAGTTCGGAGAAGTCGCAGCACCAGAACCGAGCCAAGGCGATGCAGGTGCTGCGTTCGCGGCTTTACGACATGGAACGCCAGCGCGCCGAAAACGAGCGCTCCACCGATCGCAAGAACCAGGTCGGCTCCGGCGACCGCTCGGAGCGCATTCGCACCTACAACTTTCCGCAGGGCCGGGTGACCGATCACCGCATCAACCTGACGCTCTACAAGCTCGACCGGATGATGGAAGGCGAGATCGACGAGGTGGTGGACGCGCTTCTGGCGGACTACCACGCAAGCCAGCTCGCGCTCCTCGGCGAGAAGCAGAACTGA
- a CDS encoding DUF1178 family protein, protein MIRYNLTCDNGHAFEGWFSSSDDFARQAEAHLITCPTCSSASVTKQLMAPSVSTARKKEARQALVMDKAQKETITKVREMVKLIRENAEDVGERFPEEARKIYYGEAEQRGLVGKASTEEAIALLEEGIEIAPLPMLPDDSN, encoded by the coding sequence TTGATCCGCTACAATCTCACCTGTGATAACGGCCATGCCTTCGAAGGCTGGTTCTCCTCGAGCGACGACTTTGCACGGCAGGCCGAAGCCCATCTGATCACCTGTCCCACCTGCAGCTCCGCCTCCGTCACCAAGCAGCTGATGGCGCCCTCCGTTTCGACTGCTCGCAAGAAAGAGGCGCGGCAGGCGCTGGTCATGGACAAGGCGCAGAAGGAGACGATCACCAAAGTTAGAGAGATGGTGAAATTGATCCGCGAGAACGCGGAAGATGTCGGCGAGCGCTTCCCTGAAGAGGCGCGCAAGATCTATTATGGCGAAGCCGAGCAGCGCGGCCTGGTCGGCAAGGCGTCCACGGAAGAGGCGATCGCACTCCTGGAAGAGGGCATCGAGATCGCGCCACTGCCGATGCTCCCCGACGATTCGAACTGA
- a CDS encoding carbon-nitrogen hydrolase family protein, whose protein sequence is MFKAAAIQMCSGIDPASNAQTMARLVREAALQGATYIQTPEMTGAIQRDRAGLRSVLRDETGDLIVQEAARLAGELGIYLHVGSTPIGLEDGKVANRGFLFGPDGKMICDYDKIHMFDVDLEHGESWRESAVYRPGSTARIADLPFCKLGFAICYDVRFPELFRCQAVAGAEIMSVPAAFTRQTGEAHWEILLRARAIENGLFVIAAAQGGDHEDGRQTFGHSMIVDPWGRVLAEAGPSGEAVIIAEIDIAAAHKARARIPNLKNARDFVLEEVVPAGKGGVAA, encoded by the coding sequence ATGTTCAAGGCTGCTGCCATCCAGATGTGTTCCGGCATCGATCCCGCAAGCAATGCGCAGACGATGGCGCGCCTCGTGCGCGAGGCGGCGTTGCAAGGTGCGACTTACATACAAACCCCCGAGATGACCGGTGCCATTCAGCGCGACCGGGCAGGGCTTCGTTCCGTGTTGAGGGACGAGACCGGCGACCTGATCGTCCAAGAGGCGGCGCGGCTTGCCGGCGAACTCGGTATTTATCTCCACGTCGGCTCGACGCCGATCGGCCTTGAGGACGGCAAGGTCGCCAATCGCGGTTTTCTCTTCGGACCCGATGGAAAAATGATCTGTGACTACGACAAGATCCACATGTTCGACGTGGATCTGGAGCATGGCGAGAGCTGGCGCGAAAGCGCCGTCTATCGGCCCGGTTCCACGGCCCGCATCGCCGATCTTCCTTTCTGTAAGCTCGGGTTTGCCATCTGCTACGATGTCCGCTTTCCGGAACTCTTCCGCTGCCAGGCCGTTGCCGGAGCCGAGATCATGTCGGTGCCCGCAGCTTTCACACGCCAGACGGGGGAAGCGCATTGGGAAATCCTGTTGCGCGCCCGGGCCATCGAGAACGGGTTGTTCGTCATCGCCGCCGCGCAGGGCGGAGACCATGAGGATGGACGACAGACCTTCGGTCATTCGATGATCGTCGACCCCTGGGGCCGGGTGCTGGCCGAGGCCGGTCCGAGCGGCGAGGCGGTCATCATTGCCGAGATCGACATCGCCGCGGCGCACAAGGCGCGGGCGCGTATCCCCAATCTCAAGAACGCCCGCGATTTCGTGCTGGAAGAAGTGGTCCCTGCCGGGAAAGGAGGCGTTGCAGCTTGA
- the ubiG gene encoding bifunctional 2-polyprenyl-6-hydroxyphenol methylase/3-demethylubiquinol 3-O-methyltransferase UbiG yields the protein MSETARTTIDQSEVDRFSAMAAEWWDPTGKFRPLHKFNPVRLAYIRDKACEHFGRDAKSPQPLKGLRLLDIGCGGGLLSEPMARMGANVLGADASEKNIGIARTHAAGSGVDVDYRAVTAEALAEAGESFDIVLNMEVVEHVADVDFFVTTCAHMIRPGGLMFIATINRTLKAAALAIFAAENVLRWLPRGTHQYEKLVRPEELEKPIEASGMQVTDRTGVFFSPFSNQWSLSRDMDINYMIVAKRPI from the coding sequence ATGAGCGAGACGGCACGCACGACGATCGATCAGAGCGAGGTAGACCGCTTTTCGGCGATGGCAGCCGAATGGTGGGATCCGACCGGCAAGTTCCGTCCACTGCACAAGTTCAACCCTGTGCGCCTGGCCTATATCCGGGACAAGGCCTGCGAGCATTTCGGCCGTGATGCAAAGAGCCCGCAGCCGCTGAAGGGCTTGCGCCTGCTCGATATCGGCTGCGGCGGCGGACTTCTCTCCGAGCCGATGGCGCGCATGGGGGCCAACGTGCTTGGAGCTGATGCTTCGGAAAAGAATATCGGCATCGCGAGGACGCATGCGGCGGGGAGCGGTGTCGACGTCGATTACCGCGCTGTAACGGCCGAAGCGCTCGCCGAGGCTGGCGAGAGCTTCGATATCGTCCTCAACATGGAAGTGGTCGAGCATGTCGCGGATGTCGATTTCTTCGTGACGACATGCGCCCATATGATCCGGCCGGGCGGGCTTATGTTCATTGCCACCATCAACCGGACACTGAAGGCCGCCGCCCTCGCCATCTTCGCCGCTGAAAACGTGTTGCGCTGGCTGCCGCGCGGCACGCATCAGTACGAGAAGCTCGTGCGGCCGGAGGAACTGGAAAAGCCGATTGAGGCGAGCGGAATGCAGGTCACCGACCGCACCGGCGTGTTCTTCAGCCCGTTTTCCAACCAGTGGAGCCTGTCGCGGGACATGGACATCAACTACATGATCGTCGCCAAACGGCCGATTTGA
- the ptsP gene encoding phosphoenolpyruvate--protein phosphotransferase: MRDLSAGPRVLLKRLRELMAEPLEPQERLDRIVRQIAQNMVAEVCSVYVLRSDGVLELYATEGLNKTAVHLAQLKMGQGLVGTIAASARPLNLSDAQSHPAFTYLPETGEEIYHSFLGVPILRTGRALGVLVVQNKAQRNYREDEVEALETTAMVLAEMVATGELKKITKPGLELDLSRPVAIEGNSYGEGIGLGYVVLHEPRIVVTNLLNEDTEHELQRLAEALGSLRISIDDMLSRREVSMEGEHRAVLETYRMFAHDRGWVRKLEEAIRNGLTAEAAVERVQSETKARMIRLTDPYLRERMHDFDDLANRLLRQLSGYGAKLSAADFPNDAIIVARAMGAAELLDYPRENVRGLVLEEGAVTSHVVIVARAMGIPVVGQAAGAVALAENRDAIIVDGDDAKVHLRPVADLQRSYEEKVRFRARRQAQFRALKDVEPLTKDGKRITLMMNAGLLVDLPHLNEAGAEGIGLFRTELQFMIASTMPKAEEQEAFYCDVLKQTGGKPVTFRTLDIGGDKVVPYFRAAEEENPALGWRAIRLSLDRPGLLRTQFRAMLRASAGGELKLMLPMVTEVAELKAARQLLQKEIERESKLGEQLPRKLQFGAMLEVPALLWQLDELMAEVDFVSVGSNDLFQFAMAVDRGNARVSDRFDALGRPFLRILRDIVRAGERNETPVTLCGEMASKPLSAMALLGLGFRSVSMSPTAVGPVKAMLLALDAAKLAEVLDAQLDDVKSETSIRQILVDFAAENGIPV, translated from the coding sequence ATGAGAGACCTTTCCGCGGGTCCGCGCGTTCTCCTCAAGCGGTTGCGCGAGCTCATGGCGGAACCGCTCGAGCCGCAGGAGCGCCTTGACCGGATCGTGCGCCAGATAGCGCAGAACATGGTCGCGGAAGTGTGCTCCGTCTACGTGCTGCGCTCAGACGGAGTGCTGGAGCTCTACGCGACCGAGGGACTGAACAAGACCGCCGTACACCTGGCGCAGTTGAAGATGGGCCAAGGCCTCGTCGGAACGATTGCCGCCTCGGCGCGCCCGCTCAATCTCTCCGATGCGCAATCGCATCCCGCCTTCACCTATCTGCCGGAGACCGGAGAGGAGATCTACCACTCCTTCCTCGGCGTGCCGATCCTGCGCACCGGGCGCGCGCTCGGCGTCCTCGTCGTGCAGAACAAGGCGCAGCGCAACTACCGCGAGGACGAGGTCGAGGCGCTCGAGACGACAGCTATGGTGCTGGCCGAGATGGTTGCGACCGGCGAGCTCAAAAAGATTACAAAGCCTGGACTGGAGCTCGACCTTTCCCGCCCCGTTGCGATCGAAGGCAACAGCTATGGGGAGGGGATCGGTTTAGGCTACGTGGTTCTGCACGAGCCGAGGATCGTCGTCACCAACCTGCTCAACGAGGATACGGAACACGAGCTGCAGCGCCTGGCGGAAGCGCTCGGCTCGCTGCGGATCTCGATCGACGACATGCTTTCGAGGCGCGAGGTGTCGATGGAGGGCGAGCACCGGGCCGTGCTCGAGACCTACCGGATGTTCGCCCATGACCGCGGCTGGGTGAGGAAGCTCGAGGAAGCGATCCGTAACGGCCTGACGGCGGAGGCCGCGGTCGAGCGGGTGCAGAGCGAGACCAAGGCGCGGATGATCCGCCTGACAGATCCTTACCTGCGCGAGCGCATGCACGATTTCGACGATCTTGCCAATCGGCTTCTGCGCCAGCTTTCGGGCTATGGCGCCAAGTTATCGGCGGCGGATTTTCCGAATGATGCGATTATCGTGGCGCGCGCCATGGGCGCCGCCGAACTGCTCGACTACCCGCGTGAGAACGTGCGCGGGCTGGTGCTGGAGGAGGGAGCGGTCACGAGCCATGTGGTGATCGTCGCGCGCGCGATGGGCATTCCGGTCGTCGGACAGGCGGCAGGCGCCGTGGCGCTTGCCGAAAATCGCGACGCGATCATCGTTGATGGCGATGATGCCAAGGTCCATTTGCGCCCGGTCGCGGACTTGCAGCGTTCCTACGAGGAAAAGGTGCGCTTCCGTGCTCGCCGGCAGGCGCAGTTCCGGGCACTCAAGGACGTCGAGCCGCTGACGAAGGACGGCAAGCGCATTACACTGATGATGAATGCCGGTCTGCTGGTGGATTTGCCGCATCTGAACGAGGCCGGCGCAGAAGGGATCGGCCTTTTCCGGACTGAACTCCAGTTCATGATCGCCTCCACCATGCCGAAGGCAGAGGAGCAGGAGGCTTTCTACTGCGATGTTCTGAAGCAGACAGGCGGCAAACCGGTGACCTTCCGTACGCTCGATATCGGCGGCGACAAGGTGGTTCCCTATTTCCGCGCGGCGGAAGAGGAAAACCCTGCGCTCGGTTGGCGTGCCATCCGGCTTTCGCTCGATCGGCCGGGGCTGCTGCGTACCCAGTTCCGGGCGATGCTGCGGGCCTCCGCCGGCGGCGAACTCAAGCTGATGTTGCCGATGGTGACGGAGGTTGCGGAGCTCAAGGCGGCGCGCCAGCTTCTGCAGAAGGAAATCGAAAGGGAGTCGAAGCTCGGAGAACAATTGCCGCGCAAGCTGCAGTTCGGGGCGATGCTCGAAGTGCCGGCGCTGCTGTGGCAGCTCGACGAGCTGATGGCCGAAGTGGATTTCGTCTCGGTCGGATCCAACGATCTCTTCCAGTTCGCCATGGCGGTGGATCGCGGCAATGCCCGGGTCTCCGACCGCTTCGACGCGCTCGGCCGGCCGTTCCTGAGGATCCTTCGCGACATCGTGCGCGCGGGCGAGCGCAACGAGACGCCGGTGACGCTCTGCGGCGAGATGGCAAGCAAACCGCTCTCGGCCATGGCCCTGCTCGGCCTCGGCTTCCGCTCGGTGTCTATGTCGCCGACGGCCGTGGGTCCGGTGAAGGCAATGTTGCTCGCGCTCGATGCGGCAAAGCTGGCCGAAGTGCTCGATGCGCAGCTGGACGACGTGAAATCCGAGACGTCGATCCGCCAGATCCTCGTCGATTTCGCTGCCGAAAACGGCATACCGGTATAG